A window of Prolixibacter sp. SD074 contains these coding sequences:
- a CDS encoding putative monovalent cation/H+ antiporter subunit A encodes MLLIRIVGVVFFLAFLTPFIDKRLGQISGYLYALMPALLFVLLLKQLPDIIDRHFIIQSVDWFPLLNVRLSFYLDGLSLLFALLITGMGTLVFIYSGYYMQHYPMRGRFYFYILLFMGAMLGLVLANNLITLFVFWEITSFSSFLLIGFNHERPEARAAALQSLLVTGFGGLAMLAGFVLLGNVAGSYELTDLLQDGAVVKGSKMYMPLVLLILVGAFTKSAQFPFHFWLPGAMEAPTPVSAYLHSATMVKAGIYLLARLHPILGGTDLWQFSLGLAGAMTMLVGAYFAFTQFDLKKILAYTTISALGMLVLLVGIGTGLAIMAMVIFLIVHSLYKGALFMIAGAIDKTVGTRDIRRLGGMWPVMPVAAVATFLTLFSMAGLPPFLGFIGKEVIYDAKVQAPEIAVYLAILAVAANIFMVAVAFLFGYGVFFGKKKDPPKIPREPAIPLLIGPVVLSVTSLFMGIYPAILTQPLVMPAVDAVNASPVKLHIQLWHGLNLVFLLSVITVTLGLTLFFFRKPAIKALRKFNQRYFKIEFTDLFGKLVESFLSFTKGHTKVVQHGYHRFYLMLIFIVSSLLVWYQLYNTRGWGFQANWEEIPFYLIGISLLIITSALGAVFTRSRLVAIILLGVIGYAMAFIFILYGAVDVAITLILVETLVLVLFVMVVYHLPSYMPRYSRPTSRIRDGIIALVFGGFMTALVLKAEFIKISPPISDYFLKEAFTKGHGRNIVNVILVDFRGLDTMGEAVVLMIAAIGVISLLKLKPKKKGEE; translated from the coding sequence ATGCTGCTAATCCGGATTGTCGGTGTGGTTTTTTTCCTGGCATTTCTAACCCCGTTTATTGACAAACGACTGGGGCAGATTTCCGGTTACCTGTATGCTCTAATGCCGGCTTTACTATTTGTGCTGCTGCTTAAGCAGCTTCCGGATATTATCGATCGTCATTTTATCATTCAGTCAGTTGATTGGTTTCCGCTGTTGAATGTCCGCTTATCCTTTTATCTGGACGGACTGAGCCTGCTTTTCGCCTTGCTGATAACCGGAATGGGAACGCTGGTTTTTATCTATTCAGGTTACTACATGCAGCATTATCCCATGCGGGGAAGATTTTATTTCTATATCCTTCTGTTCATGGGGGCTATGCTGGGACTGGTCCTCGCCAATAACCTGATCACACTGTTCGTATTTTGGGAAATCACCAGTTTCTCGTCGTTTCTCCTCATTGGTTTTAATCACGAACGTCCGGAAGCGCGGGCGGCAGCTCTTCAGTCATTGTTGGTTACCGGCTTTGGAGGTTTGGCCATGCTGGCTGGATTTGTTCTGTTGGGGAACGTTGCAGGAAGTTATGAGTTGACCGACTTGTTGCAGGATGGCGCCGTGGTGAAAGGCAGCAAAATGTACATGCCGCTGGTGTTATTGATCCTGGTGGGAGCATTCACTAAGTCGGCGCAGTTTCCTTTTCATTTTTGGCTTCCCGGTGCTATGGAAGCACCCACGCCGGTAAGCGCTTACCTGCATTCGGCGACAATGGTAAAAGCCGGGATATACCTGTTGGCAAGGCTTCATCCTATTTTGGGCGGAACAGATCTCTGGCAATTTTCGTTGGGATTAGCCGGCGCCATGACGATGTTGGTAGGGGCCTACTTCGCATTTACGCAATTCGATTTGAAGAAAATACTGGCCTATACGACCATTAGCGCGCTGGGAATGTTGGTGCTGCTGGTTGGTATAGGTACCGGGTTGGCTATCATGGCCATGGTGATCTTTCTGATTGTCCATTCCTTGTATAAAGGCGCACTGTTTATGATTGCAGGAGCGATTGATAAAACAGTGGGTACCCGCGATATAAGGCGCCTGGGCGGCATGTGGCCGGTGATGCCGGTAGCAGCCGTGGCAACATTTCTGACGCTTTTTTCCATGGCAGGGCTTCCGCCTTTTCTCGGATTTATCGGGAAAGAAGTTATCTACGATGCGAAAGTACAGGCCCCCGAAATTGCTGTTTATCTGGCCATACTGGCGGTTGCGGCCAATATATTTATGGTAGCTGTGGCATTCTTGTTTGGGTATGGTGTTTTCTTTGGCAAGAAAAAAGACCCGCCCAAAATTCCGCGCGAACCAGCTATTCCGTTGCTCATTGGCCCGGTGGTGCTTTCGGTGACCAGTCTGTTCATGGGAATTTATCCGGCCATACTAACACAACCGCTGGTGATGCCGGCCGTTGATGCGGTGAATGCCAGTCCGGTTAAACTTCACATTCAATTGTGGCACGGGCTGAATCTGGTATTCCTGCTAAGTGTAATTACGGTTACGCTGGGCCTAACGCTCTTTTTCTTTCGGAAACCGGCGATAAAAGCCCTGCGAAAATTTAATCAACGTTATTTCAAGATTGAGTTTACCGACCTTTTCGGGAAACTGGTTGAGAGCTTCCTGTCGTTTACAAAAGGGCATACTAAAGTGGTTCAACATGGCTATCACCGCTTTTACCTGATGTTGATTTTTATTGTTTCGTCATTGCTGGTTTGGTACCAACTTTATAATACCCGCGGCTGGGGCTTTCAGGCCAACTGGGAAGAAATTCCGTTTTACCTTATCGGGATAAGTCTGCTTATTATTACGTCCGCATTGGGCGCTGTGTTTACGCGCTCCCGTTTGGTTGCCATCATTTTGTTGGGGGTTATCGGTTATGCCATGGCTTTCATATTCATTTTGTATGGAGCGGTGGATGTGGCGATTACCCTTATTCTGGTAGAAACGCTGGTGCTGGTCCTTTTCGTGATGGTGGTGTATCATTTGCCGTCGTATATGCCCAGGTATTCACGGCCGACAAGCCGAATCAGGGATGGAATTATTGCATTGGTTTTCGGTGGTTTTATGACAGCCCTGGTTTTAAAAGCCGAGTTCATCAAAATCAGTCCGCCCATCAGCGATTATTTCCTGAAAGAGGCATTTACCAAAGGCCATGGGCGCAACATCGTGAATGTCATTCTGGTCGATTTCCGGGGACTGGATACCATGGGTGAGGCCGTTGTGCTGATGATTGCTGCCATAGGAGTGATTTCGCTGTTAAAGTTAAAACCGAAAAAGAAGGGGGAGGAATGA
- a CDS encoding MnhB domain-containing protein yields the protein MSNPYSNIFRIVATKLRPLLLILSLVVLYRGHQQPGGGFIGGLMAASAYILYALAFNSAEARKKLPLSTSALLGTGLTVIVVSALLSVMAGEPFMTGMWTTLHLPFGQELHLGTPVLFDAGVYLAVIGVLLTIMFDIIEIE from the coding sequence ATGAGCAATCCGTATTCCAATATCTTTCGCATTGTGGCAACTAAGTTGAGGCCGCTGTTGCTGATTCTTTCATTGGTGGTGCTTTATCGGGGGCATCAGCAGCCTGGTGGGGGCTTTATTGGCGGCTTAATGGCCGCTTCAGCTTACATTCTTTATGCCTTGGCCTTCAATTCTGCGGAAGCAAGAAAGAAATTACCACTTTCCACTTCAGCTTTGCTGGGAACCGGTTTGACGGTTATTGTCGTTTCAGCTTTGCTGAGTGTTATGGCTGGCGAACCTTTCATGACCGGCATGTGGACAACCTTACATCTGCCTTTCGGGCAAGAGCTTCATTTAGGAACCCCGGTACTTTTCGATGCGGGAGTGTATCTGGCGGTCATCGGGGTGTTATTGACCATCATGTTTGATATAATCGAAATAGAATAA
- a CDS encoding Na+/H+ antiporter subunit C — MEIILAIVIGVLYAAGVYLLLRRSIVKLILGLIFFSHATNLLVFLAGSLSKVSPPFVQEGQEVAQASVADPLPQALVLTSLVIGFGITAFALVLIYRFYQSSGTVDFDQLKED, encoded by the coding sequence ATGGAAATCATACTGGCTATTGTCATCGGTGTTTTGTATGCGGCGGGCGTTTACCTCCTGTTGCGGCGAAGTATTGTGAAGTTAATTCTCGGGCTGATTTTCTTTAGTCATGCCACCAATCTGTTGGTTTTCCTGGCGGGAAGCCTGTCGAAAGTGAGCCCCCCGTTTGTGCAGGAAGGACAGGAAGTGGCGCAGGCGAGTGTGGCCGATCCATTACCACAGGCGTTGGTATTGACTTCACTGGTGATTGGCTTCGGGATTACAGCGTTTGCGCTGGTATTGATTTATCGTTTTTATCAATCGTCGGGAACAGTTGATTTTGACCAACTAAAAGAAGATTAG
- a CDS encoding Na+/H+ antiporter subunit D, translated as MENLLMLPLVLPVLAAIVSLFAKNSLNFRKVSGVFFTLAQFVVAIMILVKVYRDGIQVLQVGSWAAPFGITLVADMFSAIMLFFAGLIGFTVSVYALGMMDERRLKFHFYLLFNILLLGVNGAFITGDVFNLYVWFEVMLISSFVLVTLGGERKQLEGAVKYVTINMVSSMLFLAAAGLLYGKMGTLNMADLAVKLQNTSSSNLVNSSAMLFFIAFGIKAAVFPFFFWLPASYHTPPVAVTALFAGLLTKVGVYAMIRFFTLFFIPLGGIWKELFLVTGGLTMLIGVFTAASQYDIRRILSFHIISQIGYMIMGLGFFTPLGIAGAIYYMGHNIVAKTNTFMVGGMVSKLKGTFELKSIGGLYKTHPYLALLFVVPAFALAGVPPLSGFFGKFILVKAGFDSHHFLVTAISLFVGLITLFSMIKIWNEGFWKKQPEDAEEVITYQEKKLGFAMIFPSVVLALFSIGMGVAVGFFFDLCMTAAHQLLEPSSYIKAVLGN; from the coding sequence ATGGAAAACCTGCTCATGTTACCTTTGGTCCTTCCTGTTTTGGCGGCCATTGTTAGTTTGTTTGCTAAAAACAGCCTGAACTTTCGAAAGGTTTCGGGAGTATTTTTCACGTTGGCCCAGTTTGTGGTTGCCATCATGATTCTGGTCAAGGTCTATCGCGATGGTATTCAGGTGTTGCAGGTGGGAAGCTGGGCGGCACCATTTGGCATTACGCTGGTGGCTGATATGTTCAGCGCTATCATGCTGTTCTTTGCCGGGCTTATTGGCTTTACGGTTTCGGTGTATGCGCTGGGGATGATGGACGAGCGGCGCCTTAAGTTTCATTTCTACCTGCTGTTCAATATTCTCCTGCTGGGAGTCAACGGTGCATTCATCACCGGCGATGTATTCAATCTCTATGTCTGGTTCGAGGTGATGCTCATTTCGTCTTTTGTGCTGGTTACCCTTGGCGGTGAGCGCAAACAGCTGGAGGGGGCCGTGAAATATGTGACCATCAACATGGTTTCGTCGATGCTTTTTCTGGCGGCAGCCGGATTGTTATACGGAAAGATGGGGACACTGAATATGGCCGATTTGGCAGTAAAACTCCAAAACACTTCATCATCGAACCTGGTGAATAGCTCGGCTATGTTGTTCTTTATCGCTTTTGGTATCAAGGCGGCTGTTTTCCCGTTCTTCTTCTGGTTGCCGGCATCCTATCACACACCGCCGGTGGCCGTTACGGCACTTTTTGCCGGCCTGTTGACCAAGGTGGGCGTGTATGCCATGATTCGGTTCTTCACCTTGTTTTTTATCCCGCTTGGCGGAATTTGGAAAGAGCTTTTCCTTGTAACAGGTGGATTGACAATGCTGATTGGTGTATTCACCGCGGCATCGCAATATGATATCCGGCGGATCTTGTCGTTCCACATCATCTCCCAAATCGGTTACATGATTATGGGACTTGGTTTTTTCACGCCGTTAGGGATTGCCGGTGCCATTTATTACATGGGGCATAACATTGTGGCCAAAACCAACACGTTTATGGTTGGAGGCATGGTAAGTAAGCTAAAAGGTACCTTCGAGTTAAAAAGCATTGGAGGTTTGTACAAAACACATCCTTATTTGGCGCTGTTGTTTGTGGTTCCGGCATTCGCACTGGCCGGAGTCCCGCCGTTATCAGGTTTCTTTGGGAAATTCATCCTGGTAAAAGCCGGTTTCGATTCGCACCATTTCCTGGTGACAGCCATCTCGTTGTTTGTGGGGCTTATTACCCTCTTTTCGATGATTAAAATCTGGAATGAAGGATTTTGGAAGAAACAACCGGAAGATGCAGAAGAGGTCATCACTTACCAGGAGAAGAAATTGGGATTTGCCATGATATTTCCATCAGTGGTGCTGGCGCTCTTTTCTATCGGGATGGGGGTTGCCGTCGGTTTCTTCTTCGATTTATGCATGACGGCAGCTCACCAGTTGCTCGAACCGTCATCTTATATAAAAGCCGTTTTGGGAAACTAA